In one window of Gudongella oleilytica DNA:
- a CDS encoding cytoplasmic protein: MRKIAFFAFRGNEMCFAHLLLNALDLDSKGIKALIVMEGEAVQLLKPLEESKNPLYLKAKEKGLFDCICRACSAKLGCLEFNETTGIPLKGDLQGHPSMEQYLAQGYEIITL; this comes from the coding sequence ATGAGAAAAATTGCATTTTTTGCATTCAGAGGAAATGAGATGTGCTTTGCCCACCTGCTCTTGAATGCTCTGGATCTGGATTCAAAGGGGATAAAGGCGTTAATAGTGATGGAGGGAGAGGCAGTGCAGCTACTAAAGCCCCTTGAGGAATCAAAAAACCCATTGTACCTTAAAGCCAAGGAGAAAGGCTTGTTTGATTGCATATGCAGGGCTTGTTCAGCAAAGCTTGGATGCCTTGAATTTAACGAGACAACCGGAATACCGCTTAAGGGAGACCTTCAGGGACATCCCTCGATGGAGCAGTACTTAGCACAAGGATACGAGATAATCACTTTATAG